One segment of Vibrio gazogenes DNA contains the following:
- the tgt gene encoding tRNA guanosine(34) transglycosylase Tgt, with product MKLKFELKKKQGNARRGQITFERGTVQTPAFMPVGTYGTVKGMTPEEVKDTGAEILLGNTFHLWLRPGQEVMKMHGDLHDFMNWQGPILTDSGGFQVFSLGDIRKITEEGVHFRNPVNGEKIFMDAEKSMEIQNDLGSDIVMIFDECTPYPATHDEAKRSMEMSLRWAKRSRNHFDHLENPNSLFGIVQGGVYEDLRDVSVAGLTELDFDGYAVGGLAVGEPKEDMHRILEHTCPQLPEDKPRYLMGVGKPEDLVEGVRRGIDMFDCVMPTRNARNGHLFVTGGVIKIRNAKHKTDTTPLDPHCDCYTCKHYSKSYLHHLDRCNEILGARLNTIHNLRYYQRLMESIRQAIEADRFDAFVEEFYARRERAVPPLAKA from the coding sequence GTGAAGTTAAAATTTGAACTGAAAAAGAAACAAGGAAATGCCCGGCGCGGGCAGATTACTTTTGAACGAGGAACCGTACAGACCCCTGCATTTATGCCGGTCGGTACTTACGGCACCGTTAAAGGCATGACCCCTGAAGAGGTCAAAGATACAGGTGCTGAAATTTTATTAGGCAACACATTCCACCTTTGGCTGCGCCCGGGGCAGGAAGTGATGAAAATGCACGGTGATTTGCATGATTTCATGAATTGGCAAGGCCCGATTCTGACTGACTCCGGTGGTTTTCAGGTCTTTAGTCTGGGTGATATTCGTAAAATCACCGAAGAAGGGGTGCATTTCCGTAATCCGGTGAACGGTGAAAAAATCTTTATGGATGCGGAAAAGTCGATGGAAATTCAGAACGATCTCGGTTCTGACATCGTGATGATCTTCGATGAGTGTACACCGTATCCGGCCACACACGATGAAGCAAAACGGTCGATGGAAATGTCATTGCGCTGGGCGAAGCGTTCGCGAAACCATTTTGATCATTTGGAAAACCCGAATTCACTGTTTGGTATTGTGCAGGGCGGCGTGTACGAAGATTTACGCGATGTTTCTGTTGCCGGCCTGACAGAACTCGATTTTGACGGATATGCCGTCGGTGGTTTGGCTGTCGGTGAACCGAAAGAAGATATGCACCGCATTCTGGAACATACGTGTCCACAATTACCTGAAGATAAACCTCGCTATTTGATGGGCGTCGGAAAACCGGAAGACTTGGTCGAAGGGGTTCGGCGTGGGATCGATATGTTTGATTGTGTGATGCCGACTCGTAATGCCAGAAATGGTCATTTGTTTGTGACTGGTGGTGTGATAAAAATTCGTAATGCGAAGCACAAAACGGATACAACACCGTTAGATCCACATTGTGATTGCTATACATGTAAACATTATTCTAAGTCTTATTTGCATCATTTGGATCGTTGTAATGAGATTTTGGGAGCTCGTTTGAACACTATCCATAATCTTCGCTATTATCAGAGATTAATGGAAAGTATTCGTCAGGCAATTGAAGCGGATCGGTTTGATGCGTTTGTCGAGGAATTTTATGCTCGTAGAGAGCGTGCTGTTCCGCCACTTGCAAAAGCCTGA
- the yajC gene encoding preprotein translocase subunit YajC: MSLISVAHAAGEGAPQGGGFEMLIMLAVFAVIFYFMIYRPQAKRAKEHKNLMSSMAKGDEVLTSGGLIGKITKIADDNDFITIELNPNNPVVIKKDFVTAVLPKGTLKSL, encoded by the coding sequence ATGAGTTTAATTTCTGTTGCCCACGCTGCGGGCGAAGGCGCACCACAAGGTGGTGGTTTTGAAATGCTGATCATGCTGGCTGTGTTTGCTGTCATCTTCTATTTCATGATCTATCGACCACAAGCCAAACGTGCCAAAGAACATAAAAATCTGATGTCTTCGATGGCAAAGGGTGATGAAGTATTAACCAGTGGTGGTTTGATTGGCAAAATTACTAAAATTGCTGATGATAATGATTTCATCACGATCGAATTGAACCCGAATAATCCTGTTGTAATTAAAAAGGATTTCGTTACTGCAGTGTTGCCAAAAGGTACGCTTAAATCTCTATAA
- the secD gene encoding protein translocase subunit SecD, producing the protein MLNRYPLWKYLMVALIIAISALYALPNIYGEDPAVQITGARGASVDMATLDTITQSLDKAHLSYKSAALENGSVLVRFNSTDTQLSARDTIREALDRNMIVALNLAPLTPHWLESIGATPMKLGLDLRGGVHFLMEVDMDAAMDKLLTQEEDAFRTELREAKIRYRAVHTVDNKRLEVVLRNEEQANEAVNILQPKHRDMTISATEDKGRYVLKAVYTEARLQEIRNYAVEQNITILRNRVNELGVAEPLVQRQGANRIVVELPGVQDTARAKEILGATATLEFREVDTSVDLAAAAAGRVPPGTEVKLDRQGHPVVLKKRVILSGASITDASSSTDEYGRPQVNISLDSEGGSKMAAFSEKNIGKLMATVFAEYKDSGRKTPKGKIILTKHEEVINQATIQSALGRSFRITGIDSSAEAHNLALLLRAGALIAPISIVEERTIGPSMGQQNIDMGIQACIWGLLAVMLFTALYYRKFGLIANLALVANLVLIVGVMSMIPGATMTLPGIAGIVLTVGMAVDANVLIFERIREELVEGRNPQQAIHQGYANAFSTIADANITTLITAIILFAVGTGAIKGFAVTLSIGILTSMFTAIIGTRCVVNLLYGGKRIKKLSI; encoded by the coding sequence GTGCTGAACCGTTACCCATTATGGAAGTATCTGATGGTGGCATTGATTATTGCCATCTCTGCATTGTATGCACTTCCGAATATTTACGGTGAAGATCCAGCTGTTCAAATAACTGGGGCGCGTGGCGCCTCCGTTGATATGGCAACGCTGGATACTATCACCCAATCGCTTGACAAAGCGCACCTTTCTTACAAATCAGCTGCTTTAGAAAACGGCTCTGTTCTTGTCCGGTTCAATAGTACCGATACCCAACTGAGTGCTCGGGATACGATTCGGGAAGCGCTTGACCGTAATATGATCGTGGCATTGAACCTTGCACCATTGACACCCCATTGGCTGGAGTCTATCGGTGCGACACCGATGAAGCTGGGGCTGGATTTACGCGGTGGCGTACATTTCCTGATGGAAGTGGATATGGATGCCGCGATGGACAAATTGCTGACTCAGGAAGAAGATGCCTTCCGAACCGAACTTCGGGAAGCAAAGATTCGTTATCGCGCGGTTCATACGGTTGACAACAAGCGTTTGGAAGTCGTGTTACGTAACGAAGAGCAGGCCAATGAGGCTGTAAACATTCTTCAACCAAAACACCGGGACATGACCATCTCAGCGACAGAAGACAAAGGTCGTTATGTTCTGAAAGCGGTGTATACCGAAGCACGTCTGCAAGAAATTCGTAATTACGCTGTTGAGCAGAACATTACAATTTTAAGAAACCGAGTGAATGAACTTGGTGTTGCCGAGCCATTGGTGCAGCGTCAGGGAGCAAACCGTATTGTGGTTGAACTGCCCGGTGTCCAAGACACTGCCCGCGCAAAAGAAATTTTGGGTGCGACGGCAACATTGGAATTCCGTGAAGTTGATACCAGTGTCGATTTGGCTGCAGCTGCTGCCGGACGTGTCCCACCGGGAACAGAAGTCAAACTTGACCGTCAAGGTCATCCGGTTGTACTGAAAAAACGGGTGATTTTGAGTGGTGCCAGTATTACCGATGCAAGCTCTAGCACTGATGAATATGGTCGACCTCAGGTGAATATTTCTCTCGATAGTGAAGGTGGCAGCAAAATGGCTGCATTTTCCGAGAAGAATATCGGTAAGTTGATGGCAACTGTTTTTGCCGAGTATAAAGACAGTGGTCGTAAGACGCCGAAAGGCAAAATCATTCTGACGAAACATGAAGAAGTGATTAACCAAGCGACCATTCAGTCGGCTTTGGGGCGTAGTTTCCGGATTACGGGAATCGATTCTTCCGCAGAAGCACACAATCTGGCATTACTGCTTCGTGCCGGTGCTCTGATCGCGCCGATTTCTATTGTTGAAGAGCGGACAATCGGTCCGTCTATGGGACAACAGAATATCGATATGGGGATTCAGGCATGTATCTGGGGTCTTCTTGCTGTCATGCTGTTTACTGCACTTTATTATCGTAAGTTCGGTTTGATTGCGAATTTGGCTCTGGTGGCAAACTTAGTCTTGATTGTCGGAGTCATGTCGATGATCCCCGGAGCAACGATGACATTGCCGGGCATTGCCGGGATTGTATTGACTGTCGGTATGGCAGTGGATGCGAACGTGCTGATCTTTGAGCGGATCCGTGAAGAACTTGTTGAAGGGCGTAATCCGCAACAGGCGATTCATCAAGGATATGCCAACGCATTTAGCACCATTGCTGATGCGAATATCACAACGTTAATTACTGCGATTATCTTGTTTGCGGTCGGAACCGGTGCAATCAAAGGATTTGCTGTGACGTTGTCCATTGGTATTCTGACTTCAATGTTTACTGCCATTATTGGAACACGTTGTGTGGTGAACTTGCTTTATGGCGGCAAGCGGATTAAGAAATTGTCGATCTAA